A single window of Geothermobacter hydrogeniphilus DNA harbors:
- a CDS encoding right-handed parallel beta-helix repeat-containing protein yields the protein MSTRTLVITAALLGLAALQAEAFTLNVVDGNGTPITTEFRYLVEVDNTFDTDPTVDKVNPTANQASFAIHNSYAPLAMLQNTDPAQPAQGRATGPVAIDVDPAERYYVSVMPNSGYALSGTQVPANAGSVTVVVNQMPLPTAQISVFAFRDHWPINNAPDNLQQEPGIGGASVVISDAWGGPLWTDAFGNPLGTTYQFNAVTGAPTLDAAGNPIVVAYGTGTVTTLTEADYCKAQGFAVDTTPVPERQSICDTSTPVTADPSLNPWNLMPGEALIKYLRPGKYGVIVYPPHDGKEYILTSTIEGTPTVDAWVMADEARFFIEQFGAASPWHMFYGFVVPAELPWNITDTNDPHYVDRTTATGVIRGQNRFNHYAAPPNNMTFDIGPPVADCWVGINDGITGQGLYAAPCDATSNFVINNVPDNSYQLVTWDKPLDALFGFHPVQVPDPVSGSRDINRTWMSNRWFGTLVGNVFKDDGGGNPAKAHNGFRDPGEVGIMSQAVNIRFRDGTIYQATVTDPEGDYSLPEVFPFFKWLVAEVDFLRYKATGMTTAVDKGGTIPAASGWTIPSFDQLAPQSQATVNPNTGNNLSRTETGPVLLQAMQLYLNQTNVIDWGKDLYGPGPDGQYGTPDDENGGISGIVHYAVTRAEDDPRIAVAEIWEPGIPDVQVALYDDSDGDQVIDCFDAAGAIDPTCALGGGQPRLADVDNYPFNWNPMVAPGPTYTRGPEDVDRNNNGTFDFGDAVQIVYTDSWNDNKPTGCVHQSLPVVHGSTVAECYDGYGTWNQVRPGVFDGGYAFFDHYERSLGAGFGTDTPVPLTSGTYIVEAATPPGYELLKEENKNVDFGEQYIPSTKILPPVCVGDPHTVPAYLTFNSDGTTELPGVDPADLIAAPYAGTTRPLCDRKQVAVVSSVNAAANFFLLTEVPKAARGVGFINNDVAPEFNAASPAFGEKMTPSWLPVSLRDWAGHEVAHTYSDEFGTYEFLAPGTYSVDQASPSGVTLSMLNIILNDPLMQDPANPTGPRISDPHFDPNYAITPWVFQFEPGRTSYIDSPIVPTAAFVGYPSTSLDVNPADGVPVIDSVVGPSGLAPLVCATGETLTLTSAGATQVPNPDYDPAVQGSSAVITRDFGFGTVPGTVTMHGVALTITSWTDATITATVPVGATTGGPLYVTRGDNGNKSRNAVSVVFGGCGLGKDVFVAYPGSSTPDGSVDFPYGSIQAAIDAVQTLPGDRIFVAAGTYNENVILYKEVTLQGSGRGTIINGRPSSQAIIQDWRDKLTGLGGTVNAANEVPVILVMGNATGNAFVADGDHAKVDGFYLTGSTVGGGIYVLDGGYQVEISNNEITGNQGQYGGGITVGVPQTIKNNPGVYIHDNLVLKNSGVNGGGGISLYSGSTNYLVANNLIEGNFSRWFGAGISHIGTSGGGRIQDNIIALNEVFYFAPGGGDGGGIFIGNETGGTGSGSVTINANLIQSNMSGAGYGGGIRISGLNTAADLGAVAKIYNNMIVNNVAAMGGGGISLQDAINVDISNNTIANNDSTATALAAFPTGNLDPSTPMPAGIQANVHSGALATAAGTAIPDPTLVNNIIYQNRAYHHQGINVGGAAITLDGVWDLGITGEAVPGTSALNPTSSLLTSFTGFNGENYNTGSNITGNPQFALSYQNTLQSAATLDEGGNNISVRFTELNIGLGDYHITLTSPALDAGQTVAPSELAFDYDGDIRPTGSAEDLGADENTSFRVVSPNGGERFLGASNVTISWVTYSAMANYTVLYSLDTGTTWTVIQSGVVGSSLQWQVPNTPATTALVRVTAKDAVTGQWLSRDDSDQVFTIRQRPQVLSPNGGEVLQGNSVSTIDWTAVSGNVNYTVLYSLDTGTTWTVIQSGVAGSSLQWQVPNTSTTTALVRVTAKDAVTGQWLSRDDSDQVFTIRQRPQV from the coding sequence GTGAGTACGAGAACTCTGGTCATCACGGCCGCACTTCTTGGCCTGGCGGCACTTCAGGCGGAGGCCTTCACCCTCAACGTGGTTGATGGCAACGGAACCCCCATTACCACTGAGTTCCGCTACCTGGTCGAGGTGGACAATACCTTCGATACAGATCCGACGGTGGACAAGGTCAATCCCACTGCCAATCAGGCCTCCTTTGCCATCCACAACAGTTATGCGCCGCTGGCCATGCTGCAGAACACTGATCCGGCCCAGCCGGCCCAGGGGAGGGCGACCGGTCCGGTCGCGATCGATGTCGACCCGGCTGAGCGCTACTATGTTTCGGTCATGCCGAACTCGGGATACGCTCTGAGCGGCACCCAGGTGCCGGCGAATGCCGGCAGCGTGACGGTGGTGGTCAACCAGATGCCTCTGCCGACCGCCCAGATTTCGGTCTTCGCGTTCCGTGACCACTGGCCGATCAACAATGCTCCGGACAACCTCCAGCAGGAGCCCGGCATCGGCGGCGCTTCGGTGGTGATCAGCGATGCCTGGGGCGGTCCCCTGTGGACCGACGCCTTCGGTAATCCGCTCGGCACCACCTACCAGTTCAATGCCGTGACCGGCGCGCCGACGCTCGATGCCGCCGGCAACCCGATCGTGGTCGCCTATGGCACCGGCACGGTCACGACCCTGACCGAGGCCGACTACTGCAAGGCCCAGGGGTTTGCCGTCGATACCACCCCGGTGCCCGAACGACAGAGTATCTGCGATACCAGCACACCGGTTACGGCTGATCCGAGCCTCAACCCCTGGAACCTGATGCCGGGTGAGGCGCTGATCAAGTACCTGCGCCCCGGCAAGTACGGGGTTATCGTCTACCCGCCGCATGACGGCAAGGAGTACATCCTGACTTCGACCATCGAGGGGACGCCGACGGTTGACGCCTGGGTGATGGCCGATGAAGCGCGTTTCTTCATCGAGCAGTTCGGTGCCGCTTCTCCCTGGCACATGTTCTACGGTTTTGTCGTTCCGGCGGAGCTGCCGTGGAATATCACTGACACCAACGATCCGCATTATGTCGATCGCACCACCGCGACTGGCGTTATTCGCGGGCAGAACCGTTTCAATCACTATGCCGCGCCACCGAACAACATGACCTTTGACATCGGTCCGCCGGTCGCTGACTGCTGGGTCGGTATCAACGACGGTATCACCGGACAGGGGCTCTACGCGGCACCCTGCGACGCGACCAGCAATTTTGTCATCAACAATGTTCCCGACAACAGCTACCAGCTGGTGACCTGGGACAAGCCGCTCGACGCCCTGTTCGGTTTTCATCCGGTGCAGGTTCCCGACCCAGTCAGCGGATCACGTGACATCAACCGCACCTGGATGTCGAACCGCTGGTTCGGGACCCTGGTCGGCAACGTCTTCAAGGATGACGGTGGCGGCAACCCGGCCAAGGCGCACAACGGTTTCCGCGATCCCGGCGAAGTCGGCATCATGAGCCAGGCGGTCAACATCCGTTTCCGTGACGGCACCATTTACCAGGCGACAGTGACCGATCCGGAGGGGGATTATTCCCTCCCCGAGGTTTTCCCGTTCTTCAAGTGGCTGGTCGCCGAGGTTGATTTCCTGCGCTACAAGGCGACCGGCATGACCACGGCCGTTGACAAAGGAGGGACGATTCCGGCCGCCAGCGGGTGGACGATCCCGTCCTTTGACCAGTTGGCGCCGCAGAGCCAGGCGACCGTCAATCCCAATACCGGCAACAATCTTTCCCGTACCGAGACCGGTCCGGTGCTGCTCCAGGCGATGCAGCTCTACCTCAACCAGACCAACGTCATCGACTGGGGCAAGGACCTCTACGGGCCGGGGCCGGATGGCCAGTATGGTACTCCTGACGATGAGAACGGCGGCATTTCCGGCATCGTCCATTACGCCGTAACCCGTGCCGAGGATGACCCCCGTATCGCTGTTGCCGAAATCTGGGAACCGGGGATTCCGGATGTCCAGGTTGCTCTCTATGATGACAGCGACGGCGACCAGGTTATCGACTGTTTCGATGCTGCTGGCGCCATTGACCCGACCTGCGCGCTGGGCGGCGGCCAACCTCGGCTGGCCGATGTCGACAACTATCCCTTCAACTGGAATCCCATGGTCGCTCCGGGACCGACCTACACCAGGGGACCGGAGGATGTGGACCGCAACAACAACGGTACCTTCGATTTCGGTGATGCGGTGCAGATTGTCTATACCGACAGCTGGAACGACAACAAGCCGACCGGATGCGTTCATCAGAGCCTGCCGGTGGTGCATGGGTCGACGGTAGCCGAATGCTATGACGGCTATGGGACCTGGAACCAGGTCCGGCCCGGTGTCTTCGACGGCGGTTATGCCTTCTTTGACCATTACGAACGCAGCCTGGGGGCCGGTTTCGGCACGGATACTCCTGTACCGCTTACGTCGGGCACCTATATTGTCGAGGCGGCCACCCCGCCCGGCTATGAATTGCTCAAGGAAGAAAACAAGAATGTTGATTTCGGCGAGCAGTACATTCCCAGCACCAAGATTCTTCCCCCGGTCTGTGTCGGTGACCCGCACACGGTTCCGGCTTATCTGACATTCAACTCGGATGGAACGACGGAGTTGCCCGGGGTCGACCCGGCCGACCTGATTGCCGCGCCTTATGCCGGCACGACACGGCCGCTCTGCGATCGCAAACAGGTGGCGGTTGTTTCTTCGGTGAACGCCGCGGCCAACTTCTTCCTGTTGACCGAGGTTCCCAAGGCGGCCCGCGGGGTCGGCTTCATCAACAATGACGTGGCGCCTGAATTCAATGCCGCCAGTCCCGCCTTCGGTGAGAAAATGACCCCATCCTGGCTGCCGGTCTCGTTGCGGGACTGGGCCGGGCATGAAGTGGCTCATACCTACAGCGATGAATTCGGCACATATGAGTTCCTCGCGCCTGGAACTTATTCCGTTGACCAGGCATCACCTTCAGGGGTGACCCTGTCGATGCTCAACATCATCCTCAATGATCCCCTGATGCAGGATCCGGCCAACCCGACCGGACCGCGCATCAGTGACCCGCACTTCGATCCGAACTACGCGATTACCCCCTGGGTATTCCAGTTTGAACCGGGGCGCACCAGCTATATCGACTCACCGATCGTCCCGACCGCGGCCTTTGTCGGTTATCCGAGTACTTCGCTCGATGTCAATCCGGCTGATGGGGTTCCGGTGATCGATTCGGTTGTCGGTCCCAGCGGCCTGGCACCACTGGTCTGTGCCACGGGCGAAACCCTGACCCTGACTTCGGCCGGCGCCACCCAGGTGCCGAATCCCGATTACGACCCGGCGGTTCAGGGCAGCTCTGCCGTTATTACCCGCGATTTTGGTTTCGGTACCGTTCCGGGTACGGTGACCATGCATGGCGTCGCCCTGACGATTACCAGCTGGACGGACGCGACCATTACGGCCACGGTTCCGGTTGGAGCCACGACCGGCGGCCCGCTTTATGTGACCCGGGGGGATAACGGCAACAAGAGCCGGAACGCTGTTTCGGTGGTCTTCGGTGGCTGCGGACTCGGTAAGGACGTTTTTGTTGCCTACCCCGGCAGCTCAACGCCTGACGGTTCGGTTGACTTCCCTTATGGTTCGATCCAGGCAGCGATTGACGCTGTTCAGACCCTCCCCGGAGACCGTATCTTTGTCGCGGCCGGGACCTATAACGAGAACGTGATTCTGTACAAAGAAGTGACCCTGCAGGGCTCGGGTCGGGGAACCATCATCAATGGCCGGCCCTCCTCGCAGGCGATTATCCAGGACTGGCGGGACAAACTGACCGGCCTCGGCGGAACCGTCAATGCCGCCAACGAGGTACCGGTTATCCTGGTGATGGGCAATGCCACCGGCAATGCTTTTGTCGCCGACGGTGATCACGCCAAGGTGGATGGTTTCTACCTGACCGGGTCAACGGTCGGTGGCGGCATTTACGTGCTGGATGGTGGATACCAGGTTGAAATCAGCAACAATGAGATCACCGGTAACCAGGGCCAGTACGGTGGCGGTATTACCGTCGGCGTCCCGCAGACGATCAAGAACAACCCGGGCGTCTATATCCATGACAACCTGGTGTTGAAGAATTCCGGTGTCAATGGCGGCGGTGGTATCAGCCTCTACTCCGGTTCCACCAACTACCTTGTCGCCAACAACCTGATCGAGGGCAACTTCAGCCGCTGGTTCGGCGCCGGTATCAGCCACATCGGTACCAGTGGTGGCGGCAGGATCCAGGACAATATCATCGCCCTCAACGAAGTCTTCTACTTCGCTCCCGGCGGCGGCGACGGCGGCGGCATCTTCATCGGCAACGAAACCGGTGGCACCGGCAGCGGGTCGGTGACCATCAACGCCAACCTGATCCAGAGCAACATGTCAGGGGCCGGTTACGGTGGCGGAATCCGTATTTCCGGGCTCAATACAGCGGCGGATCTCGGTGCTGTCGCCAAGATTTACAACAACATGATCGTCAACAATGTTGCCGCCATGGGCGGCGGCGGGATTTCACTGCAGGATGCAATCAACGTTGATATCAGCAACAATACCATCGCCAACAATGACAGCACGGCTACTGCTCTGGCAGCCTTCCCCACCGGCAACCTGGATCCCTCCACGCCGATGCCGGCGGGAATTCAGGCCAATGTTCACAGTGGCGCCCTGGCGACTGCTGCCGGAACGGCGATTCCCGACCCGACACTGGTCAACAATATCATCTATCAGAACCGGGCCTATCACCACCAGGGGATCAATGTCGGCGGCGCCGCTATCACCCTGGACGGCGTCTGGGACCTCGGCATCACCGGCGAGGCGGTCCCGGGAACCAGCGCCCTCAACCCGACCAGTTCGCTGTTGACAAGTTTCACCGGTTTCAACGGTGAGAACTACAACACCGGCAGCAATATCACCGGCAACCCGCAGTTCGCCCTCTCCTACCAGAACACCCTGCAGAGCGCGGCGACCCTTGATGAGGGCGGGAATAATATTTCAGTACGCTTTACCGAGCTGAATATCGGGCTGGGTGATTATCACATCACGCTGACTTCTCCTGCCCTTGATGCGGGGCAGACGGTAGCGCCGAGCGAATTGGCTTTTGATTATGACGGCGATATCAGACCGACCGGTTCGGCAGAAGATCTCGGAGCGGATGAGAACACCAGTTTCAGGGTTGTTTCACCGAATGGTGGGGAGAGGTTTTTGGGGGCATCCAACGTAACTATTTCTTGGGTGACTTACAGTGCGATGGCAAACTACACAGTACTCTATTCTCTTGACACTGGTACAACTTGGACTGTCATCCAGAGTGGAGTTGTTGGTTCCAGTTTGCAATGGCAGGTGCCGAACACCCCCGCCACCACGGCCTTGGTTCGCGTGACTGCCAAAGATGCCGTAACCGGGCAATGGTTGAGCAGAGATGATTCCGACCAGGTCTTTACGATTCGGCAACGACCGCAGGTATTGTCCCCTAATGGGGGAGAGGTTTTGCAAGGGAACTCTGTTTCAACGATTGATTGGACAGCGGTTTCCGGCAATGTGAACTACACAGTACTCTATTCCCTTGACACTGGTACAACTTGGACTGTCATCCAGAGTGGAGTTGCTGGTTCCAGTTTGCAATGGCAGGTGCCGAACACTTCCACCACCACGGCCTTGGTTCGCGTGACTGCCAAAGATGCCGTAACCGGGCAATGGTTGAGCAGAGATGATTCCGACCAGGTCTTTACGATTCGGCAACGACCGCAGGTATT
- the groES gene encoding co-chaperone GroES yields MNIRPLHDRIIVERLEEETTTASGLIIPDTAKEKPQQGKVIAVGNGKKTEDGKVLPLDVKAGDTVLFGKYAGTEVKVDGKEYLMMREDDVMGIVE; encoded by the coding sequence ATGAACATCAGACCACTGCATGACCGCATCATCGTCGAACGCCTCGAAGAGGAAACCACCACCGCCTCCGGGTTGATCATTCCCGATACCGCCAAGGAAAAACCGCAGCAGGGCAAGGTTATCGCCGTCGGCAACGGCAAAAAGACCGAGGACGGCAAGGTTCTGCCGCTTGATGTCAAGGCCGGTGACACGGTGCTGTTCGGCAAGTACGCGGGCACCGAAGTCAAGGTTGACGGCAAGGAATACCTGATGATGCGTGAAGACGACGTCATGGGGATCGTCGAATAA
- a CDS encoding ABC transporter substrate-binding protein: MRWLYGFLLSVLFLLGSAAPGQTVNLVGGLTPDQAIKAGERMYREGILPSGKPMQALVQGDIPVDGRMFTCRNCHLRSGLGTAEGTIISLPTNGRKLFRTLHRGSEIETNPPRHLLARPFQSEDIRPTYTDESLADAIWTGRTPSGRELSASMPRYLLDPPDMDILVYYLKHLSTDFSPGVDKQTLFFATVITDEVPAKDRRSMLGVLQAYIRDHNARSRHDEKRARHGPFYRQDRFAPYRRFDLSIWELHGPPSTWEKQLTDYAARKPVFALLGGISTRDWTPIDNFCNKNKIPCIFPVTDNPGLNPDNWYTLYFSRGLVEEAETAARYLAGNKTETVPPLLVYDNTARSRTLTEAFIRQWTTLGQKPIRTLQLPTGTQARRAFWQRILASGQQASLVLWLQRSAMKELFTLAPRHSALQSLLLSWRMLDNSSAGLPESWRDKIRLTYPYRLPGQLNSRLSFVKSWLRLKKLPIENLYIQAQTYFLGWVLTGSTRMMGDDFYRDYFLDVIDMMNDEVYAIATVPRASFGAGQRYAVKGCYIVGLDGKDPAKLVPLTPWVVY; the protein is encoded by the coding sequence ATGCGATGGCTCTATGGCTTTCTGCTGTCGGTTTTGTTCCTGCTCGGATCCGCGGCCCCCGGGCAGACGGTAAATCTTGTCGGCGGCCTGACCCCGGATCAGGCCATCAAGGCCGGAGAGCGCATGTACCGTGAAGGAATTCTTCCTTCCGGCAAACCGATGCAGGCCCTGGTGCAGGGCGACATCCCGGTTGACGGGCGCATGTTCACCTGCCGGAACTGCCATCTGCGCAGCGGCCTCGGAACGGCTGAAGGAACCATCATTTCCCTGCCAACCAACGGTCGCAAACTGTTCCGCACCCTGCATCGTGGATCAGAAATTGAAACCAACCCGCCGCGGCACCTGCTGGCCAGGCCCTTTCAAAGCGAGGATATCCGCCCGACCTACACCGATGAAAGCCTGGCCGATGCCATCTGGACCGGGAGAACACCGAGCGGTCGCGAGCTGAGCGCGTCGATGCCGCGCTACCTGCTCGACCCCCCGGACATGGACATCCTGGTTTATTATCTGAAGCATCTTTCTACCGACTTTTCCCCGGGAGTCGACAAACAGACCCTCTTTTTCGCCACCGTCATCACTGACGAGGTCCCTGCAAAAGACCGTCGCTCCATGCTCGGCGTTCTGCAGGCCTACATCCGGGACCACAACGCCCGCTCCCGACATGACGAAAAACGTGCCCGCCACGGCCCTTTCTATCGTCAGGACCGCTTCGCCCCCTACCGTCGCTTTGATCTCAGCATCTGGGAACTGCATGGTCCACCCTCAACCTGGGAAAAACAACTCACGGATTACGCGGCCCGCAAACCGGTCTTTGCCCTGCTGGGAGGAATCTCAACCCGGGACTGGACCCCGATTGACAACTTCTGCAACAAAAATAAAATTCCGTGCATCTTCCCGGTGACTGACAACCCCGGGCTGAACCCCGACAACTGGTACACTCTCTATTTTTCCCGGGGACTGGTTGAAGAAGCAGAAACTGCGGCCCGCTATCTGGCCGGCAACAAAACGGAAACGGTTCCCCCGTTGCTGGTGTACGACAACACTGCGCGCAGCCGAACCCTGACTGAAGCCTTCATCCGCCAGTGGACAACCCTGGGACAAAAGCCGATCCGCACCCTGCAGTTGCCGACCGGCACTCAGGCGCGTCGGGCGTTCTGGCAAAGAATCCTTGCGTCAGGACAACAGGCGTCGCTGGTTCTCTGGCTGCAGCGGAGCGCGATGAAGGAACTCTTCACCCTGGCCCCGCGGCATAGCGCTCTGCAATCCCTGTTGCTCTCCTGGAGGATGCTTGACAACAGCAGCGCCGGACTGCCGGAATCCTGGCGCGACAAGATCCGCCTGACCTACCCCTACCGGTTGCCGGGACAGTTGAACAGCCGCCTCAGCTTTGTCAAATCATGGCTCAGGTTGAAAAAACTGCCGATAGAGAATCTGTACATCCAGGCCCAGACCTATTTTCTCGGCTGGGTTCTTACCGGCAGCACACGAATGATGGGAGATGACTTCTACCGGGACTACTTCCTCGATGTCATCGACATGATGAACGATGAAGTCTATGCCATTGCGACCGTTCCGAGGGCCAGCTTCGGCGCCGGACAGCGTTATGCCGTCAAGGGTTGCTACATTGTCGGGCTGGATGGAAAGGACCCGGCAAAGCTGGTGCCGCTGACGCCTTGGGTGGTTTATTGA
- a CDS encoding SCO family protein — MSLRLLFPPGFFFLVLLLTFVSGTPASAKYERSLETYLAPDVTLINQDRQPVQLRQLLNSGKPVLLDFIYATCTTICPVLSAGFSNLQKKLGDEAAGVQFVSISIDPEHDRPEIMKTYLTRYRARPGWDYLTGTRTDIDQVMHAFDAYVSDKMSHYPLTLIKVPGKDQWLRIYGLTSTRDLLREYRQLYPGKAK; from the coding sequence ATGTCTCTCCGACTCCTGTTTCCGCCCGGCTTCTTTTTTCTCGTCCTGCTGCTCACCTTCGTCAGCGGAACTCCAGCCTCGGCCAAATATGAACGCAGTCTCGAAACCTATCTGGCGCCCGATGTCACCCTGATCAACCAGGACCGCCAGCCGGTCCAGCTGAGACAACTCCTCAACAGCGGCAAACCGGTCCTGCTCGACTTCATCTATGCCACCTGCACCACGATCTGCCCGGTCCTCTCCGCCGGATTTTCCAACCTGCAGAAAAAACTCGGGGATGAAGCCGCCGGAGTCCAGTTCGTCTCGATTTCCATCGACCCCGAGCATGATCGGCCGGAAATCATGAAAACCTACCTTACCCGTTACCGTGCCCGGCCCGGCTGGGACTACCTGACCGGGACGCGGACCGACATCGACCAGGTCATGCACGCCTTTGACGCCTATGTCTCAGACAAGATGTCCCACTATCCCCTGACCCTGATCAAGGTGCCGGGCAAGGATCAATGGCTGCGCATCTACGGCCTGACCAGTACCCGTGATCTCCTCAGGGAATATCGGCAGCTCTACCCCGGGAAAGCAAAATAG
- the groL gene encoding chaperonin GroEL (60 kDa chaperone family; promotes refolding of misfolded polypeptides especially under stressful conditions; forms two stacked rings of heptamers to form a barrel-shaped 14mer; ends can be capped by GroES; misfolded proteins enter the barrel where they are refolded when GroES binds) has product MAAKEIKFGQDARAKILVGVNSLANAVKVTLGPKGRNVVIEKSFGAPLITKDGVTVAKEIELEDKFENMGAQLVKEVASKTSDIAGDGTTTATVLAQGIYREGVKLVTAGHNPMEIKRGIDKAVEVAVASLKELSKPIKDHTEIAQVGTISANSDETIGNILAEAMEKVGKEGVITVEEAKSMETTLETVEGMQFDRGYLSPYFVTDAERMETVMEDALILIHDKKISNMKDLLPILEPVAKQGRPLMIIAEDVEGEALATLVVNKLRGTLNVAAVKAPGFGDRRKAMLEDIAVLTGGRVISEEVGFSLEAATLDMLGTAKRIVIDKDNTTIIDGAGSEADIEGRVKQIRAQIEETSSDYDREKLQERLAKLVGGVAVVKVGAATETEMKEKKARVEDALHATRAAVEEGIVAGGGVALLRAVADLDKVKAEGEQKFGVAIVRRALEEPLRQIAANAGVEGSIVVDKVLNGKGAFGFNAASGEYGDLIEAGIIDPTKVTRSALQNAASVAGLMLTTEACIADLPKDEAPAGGGMPDMGGMGGMGGMM; this is encoded by the coding sequence ATGGCTGCAAAAGAAATCAAATTCGGGCAGGACGCCCGCGCGAAAATTCTGGTCGGTGTCAACAGCCTGGCCAATGCCGTCAAAGTGACTCTCGGTCCCAAGGGCCGTAATGTCGTGATCGAAAAATCCTTCGGCGCTCCGCTGATCACCAAGGACGGCGTGACCGTCGCCAAGGAAATCGAGCTCGAAGACAAGTTTGAGAACATGGGCGCCCAGCTGGTTAAGGAAGTTGCTTCCAAGACGTCCGATATCGCCGGTGACGGCACCACCACCGCCACCGTGCTCGCCCAGGGCATCTATCGCGAGGGCGTCAAGCTGGTGACCGCCGGGCACAACCCGATGGAAATCAAGCGCGGCATCGACAAGGCGGTCGAAGTGGCGGTCGCGTCCCTGAAAGAGCTTTCCAAGCCGATTAAGGATCACACCGAGATCGCTCAGGTCGGCACCATCTCGGCCAACTCCGACGAGACCATCGGCAACATTCTCGCCGAGGCGATGGAGAAGGTCGGCAAGGAAGGGGTCATCACCGTCGAGGAAGCCAAGTCGATGGAGACCACCCTGGAGACCGTCGAAGGGATGCAGTTCGATCGCGGCTACCTCTCCCCCTACTTCGTCACTGATGCCGAGCGCATGGAAACGGTGATGGAAGACGCCCTGATCCTGATCCACGACAAGAAGATCAGCAACATGAAGGACCTGCTGCCGATCCTTGAGCCGGTCGCCAAGCAGGGTCGGCCGCTGATGATCATCGCCGAGGATGTCGAAGGTGAAGCGCTGGCGACCCTGGTGGTCAACAAGCTGCGCGGCACTCTCAATGTCGCCGCCGTCAAGGCCCCCGGTTTCGGTGACCGTCGTAAGGCGATGCTCGAAGATATCGCCGTCCTCACCGGTGGCCGGGTGATTTCCGAGGAAGTCGGTTTCAGCCTCGAGGCCGCTACCCTTGACATGCTCGGTACCGCCAAGCGGATCGTCATCGACAAGGACAACACCACCATCATCGATGGTGCCGGCAGCGAAGCCGACATCGAGGGCCGCGTCAAGCAGATCCGTGCCCAGATCGAGGAGACCAGCAGCGATTACGATCGTGAGAAACTGCAGGAGCGTCTCGCCAAGTTGGTCGGCGGGGTTGCCGTGGTCAAGGTCGGCGCCGCCACCGAGACCGAGATGAAGGAGAAGAAGGCTCGCGTCGAAGATGCCCTGCATGCGACCCGCGCCGCGGTTGAAGAGGGGATCGTCGCCGGTGGCGGGGTTGCTCTGCTGCGTGCCGTTGCCGACCTGGACAAGGTCAAGGCTGAAGGCGAGCAGAAGTTCGGTGTCGCCATCGTCCGTCGCGCCCTTGAAGAGCCGCTGCGGCAGATTGCCGCCAATGCCGGTGTTGAAGGATCCATCGTGGTTGACAAGGTCCTCAACGGCAAAGGCGCTTTCGGCTTCAACGCCGCCAGCGGTGAGTACGGTGACCTGATCGAAGCCGGTATCATCGACCCGACCAAGGTGACCCGTTCGGCTCTGCAGAACGCCGCGTCGGTTGCCGGCCTGATGCTGACCACCGAGGCCTGCATCGCTGATCTGCCGAAGGATGAAGCTCCTGCCGGCGGCGGCATGCCCGACATGGGCGGCATGGGCGGCATGGGCGGCATGATGTAA